The nucleotide sequence GCAGAACGGAAAAGATAGACGCTCCATACCCCCTATACTTATGGGTAACAGTAAGCGCTTTAGCGTGTGGGTACCATTGACTCAACAACAACCCTTTTAAGCCGAATAGTGAAAGCGTCTTTCCTGTTAACAAATAGGGAACACGGTCATTAGCACCTTTACTCGACGTATCCTAAATCCCGCAACCTACCTTCCAAAATCTCCGTCTCCTCCTCCGTGGATTCTTGTGCCAATAGGTGCTGATAATTGGAGTTCATCAAAATCTCGTCGTAAGCGTCTCTGAAGCGGTCTGGATCCTCACAGGCGAGATCCTCACCGCTCAGCACATGCCGATACACAAACTCACCCGTCTGTTCATCTTCCCGATAGAGATATTCACCATCTGTCAGCGACCAGAGTCGCACGCCGTCCGAATATCTGCTAATTTCCTCATTATCGACCGATGTCCGAGATGTCACGCGATGGTGCGGCATTTCTAAGTTGTCTCGGCTAAGGAACCCGATGCCGAAGAGACTATCCAACTCCGACAATACCAGTCGGTTTACATCAATTTCCGATGGAGATAGCAGGTCGCGTCCGTATCCGTGGTACTCCACATCGATGCCTGCCAGATTTGTGATCGTCGGGAACAGATCGATCGCTGAAATCGGTGGATTTGGACTTTCAAATGAGAGGGCAAGATCTGTCACACCCGGGATATGCGCCAACAGCGGCACGTGTAACACGTTCTGGTTGAGTGTGCCACCGTGATCGGTAATTTCTTCACAGATGCCTTCGCCGTGATCCCCGAAGATGAAAACCGCCCAATCCGAGAGTTGAAGTTGCTTCAGAATTTCAACTAACTTGAATTCGAGGATATGCGTCGCAGCGGCGTAATAAAACCGTAACGCCTCGTCTATCCTACCACGATCCACGAGCGATTTGAGGCTCGGCGCACCCGGGATCCCGCTCATACCGTAACCGCCGTGTGTATACCAGAAGTGCAGAAAACAGAATTGCGGCACGTCCGAAGACTGCTGGATCTGCTTGACAAGGTCTTCAAGTGAACCGAGATGTTGCGCGTTCGCGTTCGGATCAACCGACGTAATGAACGGCTCAAAATCAAGGAAACGGAACACTTCCGGACGCTCGGAGCGTCCTGTGATATGATAGCCGGCGTCATTGAATATTTGAAACAGATTCGGGATACCCTCAAACATCTTAAGGTAAGTTTGTCCGTAGACCCCGTGTTCAAACGGATAAAGCCCGGTAAAATAGGAGGTATGCGAGGGACGCGTCGCCGGTGCTGGCACGAAAAATTGTTCAGCGAGCGAGAAATCCTGCGTCAACAGGTCGAACTTCGGCGTGTTGAGAAGCGAATTCGTCCGACTGAGGGCATCGAACCGCCAACAATCGATTGAGATAAGCAAAAACTTGTTGATAGAAGGTGTTGTCATTTTTTAATTATACCTTGCGGTTCGATGGGGTGAGTTAGGTATTTGACGCGTTTGTTCGTAGAGTCGCCTGCGCCGTTGTTGCAGGCTCGGTTTTCGTGTTAATTTTTTTAAACAAGCGTTTTGAAGGTTCCAGCGTCCTTTAATCCATTAATCGGGTGTTATACTGCCGCTCGGTATGCTGATATCCACCGAACAGATCGGGTTGGAAAGGCGTTGACGTGTAGATATAGACAGCGTCGCCATAGGGATCATAAAGGATAACCTCTTCGCGGGCATCACCACAGACATCCGCAGGAAAACAGTGATACCATCCCATTTTCCCACCACTGGGTGGCGGCAGTTCAGGGAACGTCACCACCTTATCTCCTGCACTATCATAAAGCGCAGCAGGACTATAAATCAATTCACAGGTTTCCGACCCGTGCCAGCGGATAATTTCCAAGCCTGTGTTGTTCGGTGTTTCATCGACGTTAAACCTGTTCTGAATCTGCCCGCTGTTGTCTACTATCATCAGGTCGGTGTGATGTCCGTTATATCGGATAACCAAGGCGTTTTCAGACGCCTCTGGCAGTAATCTGCCACATCGGATCTCTTGTCCGTGTGGCACAATGTCAAAGCCAAGTGAGAGAATCGAAGTACCCTCGGAGTCAACCACCTGTCCACCCCCGGAGAGGATCGCTCGGTTAATGCCGTTCCATTCGGAAACTAAAACCGAGTCCATATTGTCGCCAAAAAAGTGATTCCAGAGGACTGTGCCATCAGCAGCGAGCCCGAAATTGCCACCGTTGACTTCGTCGAGTCCATCGCCATTGAAGTCGCCGACTGCCGGGATATATGCGGAGTGCTTCGGATAACGGAACCACTCATCGGTATACTGCCAAAGCAATTCCAATTTATGGTTGAAAGCGAGCAGGTTCACACCTACTTTCACAACGAAATCTTGAGGTTGCGCATTTCCACAGAGGTTGGCAATCATCAATCGTTGATGGACGTAGTTGGAGATATGGCGTTCGCCTTCGGCGTAAGCGTTGCACTGGCGAAACGCATCCGGCGCGGCGGTCCGTTTGACAGCACCCGTCGCGCCGTCTAAAATCATAAGGCGAATCGCCGATAAATCCCATTTACTCACTTCCGAGGCATCCGTATCTACCCAGAAGCAGATAACCTCTGCCTGTCCATCGGCATCTATATCGTGAATAGCGACAGGACCGGGGCGATCGGGGGAGAGCGTCGTTAGCATAGTATCCTGCGCATCCACGTCTCTGATTTCGAGGTGTTTGTCACCGAGGGACCAGAGGGGTTCACCTTCCAGTGTGAACGCACCGAGGAAACACGGATGAATGCCACCGAGCGATTTGTACACAAGAAAATCGACTGTGCCATTACCCGTCAGATCGCCGATTCGGATATCGCCACCCCAAGTGCTTCCCGATGTTTCATTCAGGAATGCGTCTGGAAGTGCGACCCGTTCATAAAGGTGTGCTGATTGTGCAGTATCCATCTTTAAACAAAAGCCTTGAAAATCCCAACATAGAGCGCGAGAACTTTCTCTGGGTCGGGACCTGTATAAGCACATTCATTGGAGATGTAGCCTGAAAAACCGATGCGATCGAGCCATTGGAACATCTGCCGGTAAAGATCGAACGTCTCTGGTTCTTCTACCCGGTGCGTATGCACCGCAGTAATGTGTGGACCTACACGCGAAAAGAGAGGATCAATACTCCCCGCATCGCAACCGATGAATTGTGAATTGAAAACGAAGCCGACGTTCGGAAGATTCACACCTTCAATGACTTCCATTGCCGAATCTGGGTCTGTGAATGAGCCGTGCATTTCAATGGAGACAGTAATATCTTTTTCAGCGGCGTAAGCACCGAGTGCCTTCAGGCCATCCGTGACGTAACCGGTAACTGCCTCACGGTTCTCCTCAGTGTATCGGTCGCCGAGCACTCGGACATGGTCGCAACCCATAAATTCCGACATATCAATCACACGTGTAACGCGTCGGACGGTTTCCTCACGATCGTCGGCATTTTCAGAATGAAAATTTTGGCAACTCGTGAGTGAGGAGATAACAACGTCACTCGCATCGACCTGTGCTTTGAGTCCGTCCCATGCCTCTCTTGGCGTATCCCACTCAAATCCGTGTTTCTGCTCGTAATCCATTAACAATTCGACACCGTGGTAACCGGTTGCGGCAGCGGTGTCAAGTATGCGTCCGAGTTCCCACTCTTGGCAGGTTTGATAAGTATTCAATGACCATTTCATTTTTTAAATTTTCCTTGCAGTTCGTTATTGTTGTATCGGAATCGGAAACCAGAGTCCCCCAGTTTTCGTCGTTAATGCCCTGTGTGTGGTATGATTAATACCGATAACATCTATGGTGATGTTGTTCTGAAAACACTGTGCTAATACTTCTGGGAGTGTATAGGATCCTTTGCTCGGTTCATCGGTAACAAGAATAAATCGGCGGTTCACCCCTTCTCGAAAATTGACACGGCGGATCGTTTTGATAATCGCATTGTGTGCCCGCTCATCACCAGCGGCGGCGACAACGTGTGAGGTTAACAACCGTTTGTATTTCTCGCTGTCTCGCGTTTGTGGATGGATAATCGTATCACCTTCAAGATACCTGAAAATAACGATACCGAGGGTGAAATCAACGCCTTTCTCTTCAAACACCGTTACCATTCGATTCAGCTGTCTGCCGACTGCACGGATATTATCTATCATGCTTCCACTAATGTCAAGCAGAAAAACGAGATCAACGGCGGTTTCGATTTTACTGTCAGCGACGCTCTCCGCGATACCTGCTAATGCTTCCCCCATCCGTGCGTCTCTGTCAATCGGTTGCGCAGGCCCCTTATTATCTGTCGCTCTGTTCGTTGCAGCCTCGCCTTGAACGGTTTTCGGCTTGGGGGCAATTGTAGGTGCTTGTGCCTGTGTGGTCGCAATCGTTTTCCACGCCAGCGTTTCTGTGGTCTGCTCGCGCAGGGAGGTCTCAGCCATCGGTAACCGAGCATCTGTCCTCAGCATGGGAATAGATGCACTGGAGGCGGTCGGCGGTGCTGAATGCACCAATTTTGCAACGTTTTGGTTAAGAGCGGGTGAGGTTTTGGAACGCGTAGGCGTTGACCGCCGCGTAGCCGGCATAGAACGTTTGCGAGTACTGTTCACATGAAAACGTTGGAGAGATGTCACAGCAATGGCTTCTGAAGTAAGCGGTTCCGAAGGTTGCATCGGTCGATACCACTGGATATAACCGAGACCGATAATTCCTATCGCAATGGCATGTAGAACCAACGAAAATAGAAACGCTCGCCGGGTTTTCCTGCGTCTATGGTATCTGGAATACTGAAACTTATCTGAATAGGTTGAATAGATATTG is from Candidatus Poribacteria bacterium and encodes:
- a CDS encoding sulfatase-like hydrolase/transferase, whose protein sequence is MTTPSINKFLLISIDCWRFDALSRTNSLLNTPKFDLLTQDFSLAEQFFVPAPATRPSHTSYFTGLYPFEHGVYGQTYLKMFEGIPNLFQIFNDAGYHITGRSERPEVFRFLDFEPFITSVDPNANAQHLGSLEDLVKQIQQSSDVPQFCFLHFWYTHGGYGMSGIPGAPSLKSLVDRGRIDEALRFYYAAATHILEFKLVEILKQLQLSDWAVFIFGDHGEGICEEITDHGGTLNQNVLHVPLLAHIPGVTDLALSFESPNPPISAIDLFPTITNLAGIDVEYHGYGRDLLSPSEIDVNRLVLSELDSLFGIGFLSRDNLEMPHHRVTSRTSVDNEEISRYSDGVRLWSLTDGEYLYREDEQTGEFVYRHVLSGEDLACEDPDRFRDAYDEILMNSNYQHLLAQESTEEETEILEGRLRDLGYVE
- a CDS encoding sugar phosphate isomerase/epimerase, which gives rise to MKWSLNTYQTCQEWELGRILDTAAATGYHGVELLMDYEQKHGFEWDTPREAWDGLKAQVDASDVVISSLTSCQNFHSENADDREETVRRVTRVIDMSEFMGCDHVRVLGDRYTEENREAVTGYVTDGLKALGAYAAEKDITVSIEMHGSFTDPDSAMEVIEGVNLPNVGFVFNSQFIGCDAGSIDPLFSRVGPHITAVHTHRVEEPETFDLYRQMFQWLDRIGFSGYISNECAYTGPDPEKVLALYVGIFKAFV
- a CDS encoding VWA domain-containing protein, producing MLPLNIYSTYSDKFQYSRYHRRRKTRRAFLFSLVLHAIAIGIIGLGYIQWYRPMQPSEPLTSEAIAVTSLQRFHVNSTRKRSMPATRRSTPTRSKTSPALNQNVAKLVHSAPPTASSASIPMLRTDARLPMAETSLREQTTETLAWKTIATTQAQAPTIAPKPKTVQGEAATNRATDNKGPAQPIDRDARMGEALAGIAESVADSKIETAVDLVFLLDISGSMIDNIRAVGRQLNRMVTVFEEKGVDFTLGIVIFRYLEGDTIIHPQTRDSEKYKRLLTSHVVAAAGDERAHNAIIKTIRRVNFREGVNRRFILVTDEPSKGSYTLPEVLAQCFQNNITIDVIGINHTTHRALTTKTGGLWFPIPIQQ